ATGTCGGGCGCGGCGGTCGCGGCGGGGCCGAATCCGCCGCGTCGGCTGCGGACCGCGACGGGACCGGCGGCGCCGCCGAGCGCGCCGGAAGGACTGGAGCAGGACGTTCTGGAGCGGCTGAAGAGCCTTGGCTACGTGAAGTAGCCGCGTATACTCCGGCCACCGAGGCGAAACATGCGCGACACCGACACTGCGGCGACGATCTTTAGGCGCCGGCCCGACGTTTCCTTCACCTCCTTCGGCGACGAGCTGCTCGTCGTCGCCCCCGCGCAGTCGTGGCAGATCGTGCTCAACGGCCCGGGCAAGCGGCTGTTCGAGCTGCTCGACGGCGAGCGCGCGGCGGGCGACCTGGCCGACGCGCTGCTCGAGGATTGCGAGGAGCCGCTGCCGCCGCGGGAGGAAGTCGTCGCCGACGTGCTCGAACTGCTCGGCGACCTCGAGAACAAGGGCGCCGTGCAGCGGGTCTGAACGACCCGCGGCGCGACGGAGGTTCGAATGGAGCGGCGCGTGACGATCGGGGATCTCTTCGACCGCGCCGCGGCCGAGGCGCGGCCGGTCGTCGCGCAGCTCGAGCTCACCTACAAGTGCAATCTGCGCTGCTCGTTCTGCTACAACGCGCCGGCGGGGCGCGCCGAGCTGGACGGCGACGCTTGGCTGCGGGCGATCGACAAGCTGAAGGCCGCCGGCGCCTTCCACGTCATCCTCACCGGCGGCGAGCCGTTCCGTCACCGCGACTTCTGGAAGATCGCCGCGGGCGTGCGCGGGCGGGGGCTCGTGCTGCGCGTCTACACCAACGGCGTGGCCCTGGCCGACGAGGCCTGCGCCGACCGCTACGCGGCCCTCGCGCCGTTCGA
This region of bacterium genomic DNA includes:
- a CDS encoding PqqD family protein produces the protein MRDTDTAATIFRRRPDVSFTSFGDELLVVAPAQSWQIVLNGPGKRLFELLDGERAAGDLADALLEDCEEPLPPREEVVADVLELLGDLENKGAVQRV